The genomic interval CGGTCTTGGCGCGACGTTCAGGGGATCCGCGGCAGATGTCACGGTTTGCCAAGTCGCGTCAGACTGTCGGACCCGAAACCAAAACACCTCGTAAAAGCAGACAGGATCCAATGGCCACCTTCTGTTAAGGATTTTAAACATGTTGTTGCTTGTGCTTTATGATTCATAGGCAGATTTCGACCGCATCCTGTCTCTACAAGATAACAAACTGGTGGTGGTGGAATTCACAGCTCGGTATTATCCTAACTGCCAAACGATAGAGCCACTATATGAAGTAAGTAGATGTTTGGGGCTCATAATGTTAGCAgaaggtggaaaacatttttgtattacCCCTACAAAAGCAGCACATTCTGGCATGATCCATTTAGATAACTTGCAAAAAGGAAACGTTCAACCAGTTTAGACAATATCTTCTGTTATTGCTCTTGCACTAACTTGCTGCATGTAATTTTTTCAAAGTTACAATCCCTTCTTTTGTAGGCACTGGCAGAGGATCCTGAAAACAAAGATATGATTTTCTTGAAGGTGGACGTGAATAACGGTGACGTAAGTATCCTTTTCAATATTGTTTGTCTAACAAACACCATAACAAGGCATTTTATAGGAATTTGAATCCAGatgcaaagaaaatgattcCAATAAATTATGCTTGAAAATGTCAGGATTTATAAATGTTATAgttatatccatccatccatccatccatccatcttcttccgcttatccggggtcgggtcgcgggggtagcagcttcagaagggaggcccagacttccctctccccagccacttccaccagctcctctggaggaatcccaaggcattcccaggccagccgagagacatagtccctccagcgtgtcctgggtcttccccggggtctcctcccggtgggacgtgcccggaacacctcaccagggaggcgtccaggaggcatcctgaccagatgcccgatccacctcaactggcccctctcgacgtgaaggagcagcggctctactctgagtccctcccggatgactgagcttctcaccctatctctaagggagagcccagccaccctacagagaaaacccatttcggccgcttgtatccgcgatctcgttctttcggtcgtgacccaaagctcatgaccatagatgagtgagggaacgtagatcgaccggtaaatcgagagctttgctttttggctcagctctctcttcaccacgacggaccggtacagcgcccgcttgacggcagacgctgcaccaatccgcctgtcgatctcccgctcccttcttcccccattcgtgaacaagatcccgagatacttgaactcctccacttggggcaggacaccccccctgacccggagaaggcactctacccttttccgggtcatatatatatagttatagtTGATCATAgttatagttatatatatatatatatatttattttattttttttttttaattgcggCAGGAAATCAGTGGATAAAATTCTTCTCAAGTGTTTGCTTCTGTACTGCTAAataaattgttgattttattgcaaaatcaGTAAACGAGCTCTAATTTAAGAGCAATTCTGTGGCCTGATGGCAGTGTGAATAGTACACTCCCACCTTATACTCGCCTGACAGCTTCTCTGGAATTTAAATCCGTAACGTACAAATGCAAACGGACAAACTTTACAATAAGGTGTAAACATTACAGTGTTTGTCCAGTCTTTTGAGTCAGTGGGATGTCTCTAATTCATATTCTGACCTGATGGTTTATTCTTCAGTTTCTGATAGGCTAAAGTTGAACTCATTCCTAAAGTTTCAGCTGATTGGTCCATTAATTGTTTGAGcttcttttatttgtatttaggAGGTGGCAGAGAAGTGCAGAATCAAAGCCTTACCTACATTCCAATTCTACATAGATGAAAAGAAGGTAAGTACAAGCACTCAGTGAAGACCATGTCACAAGGGATAAAGTACAGACATGTTGTTCCAGATGCTAACATCTAACATGCTTTGTCTGAATTTTTTGTCAAGATATCATTTAAACCCTCCCAACTTTACTGGAACCAAATCCAATCATCAGGTTAGAAATTTAGCTAGATAAAGAGCCTGGCTGGAAATCTTTAGGTACATCAGTTTCACAACTAGGTTGGCAGCTAAAAACTATTTCCCcatgattcattcattcattttctctaAGTGATAAACATGGGAAACTCAACCAAGCAGGTGGTCTGTATATTTCACAAAGCTTCAAAATGATACAAATGAGgacatcaaaaaatattttctggtgTTTCCCACAGAAAATCTATGTAAAAGCAGATGAGCATATTCTCTTCAGTTCATCTTCCTTTATCTGAGTTTCTCcggtttttaaatgattgacaGGTTTAATAAACTCTGAGGTAGAGGAGTTTGTTGACTGATCCTGTCTGACTTAAAAGGAAAGCCACGTTTCCTTACATTGATCTAGTCTTtgtacatttagaaaaatgcagCTAGTGATAATATTTTCTAAGTTTCCTCCCTTTCTGTTCACttttaaataactaattttgACAAAGCTTTTCATTTAGTGTGATAACAACAACCCAACGCATTCAGAGCTCCAGGATCTGGATGAGTGAACGTGAAACATTAAACTAGACGTGCACCATCCTGCAGCTGAATTTAGATTTATGTTCACTAATCTGTAAGTAGTTCTTAAAACGATCTAAAGCTCCCAAATTCACTGAGTTCAGGGAATTTCTATTCATTTCTCGTTACTTATTTTCAGCAGCCAACTTGGAAGAAGAGACATTAAAATATTGGAGACGATGGAAGTTTGTCGTCTCATGGACGATAAAAgttcttcttttctgtctttcaggtGGATGAATTTTCTGGTGCTAACGGGTTAAGATTGAGAGACAAAATTGAACGGGTGAGGGAAATTTACTGCTCACCATTCCAAATATGACCACACTGCGctgtttccttcagtgtttgTATGGATCACCCTTAATAATTGActacaaatatatttgaacCTGATTAGTGACATTTTGTGAGTTGGCTTTGATCCTAAAatgttctgaatgttttcaaagatGTGGATTTAATAAATGATGAATCACTGATTGCAGCGTTTTATTTAAGTGAAAGAAGAATAAACAAAAGatataaaaagtatatttaactTCAACAACTTCTGTAGACATGTGAAGAAAATTAGAACACCCTGCCAAGAACTAGTGTGTTTCTTTTCTACCATGGTTGGACAAATATTTATCACTTTCAACAATAGCAAAAGATTAAAAGATGTAGACAGTAAAAACTGAAGAACGgacattttaagattttctgttgAGTTATAAGCACAATTTTTTGGACAGGAATGAAATAGGACACACCCCAAATTTGCTCCCACTTCAAATTACATAAGTTGTAGATCATTAGTGCACTGATTCACAAGagcttttcagtttcttttgtgGTATAATCCTTCAAAACTGCATCTGTCTCACGGGGCCCTACTTTAGGAATGCAGACAAGTGGGAATGTTTAAGAGGAAACTCAgtcttgatttgttttgtagtttacagTTAAACCGTTTCATTGAGATTAGAATTTCACTCtgctttcctctcctcctctcatACGAGGCTTTGATGGTCCTAGTTAGATACTGTGGGTGTCAATATGTGCAGATAATAACGGGTACTGGGCCTCACAAAAGCACTGATACGccttaaatcaaattttacgtTAAAAACTTCAAAGCactttttggggattttaagTGATTGGCAAACACAACGTCCATTTTAGTGTCGTGGAAGAGCTTTTCAGCTTCTTTTGTGGTATTAAAGTTGCGCACGACACCAAGAGACCTAAGCGCCTCCATTTGcgtaaaataaaactgacccAACCAGGCGGACTTCAAATGGGGCAGCAAACATCTTCAGTGCAGACTGAGGGTCATGACCTGACGACACCAACGAAACCACgaaaagcaaaaaggaaactCCCCATCACTTCACCATGAGGTCTTGCCCATGAGCACTACAAACAGGACAGGTCACCCGTTATGGAGAATGAGTTCGCTTCTGCATCTAGTGGATCTAGATGCAGATAAACATGCACGGAAGAGAACAAAGGCCATGCAAATACATGTAAGAAACCATAGCAACGCCGTCACCGCTGAGCTGCATATTCAGGACCGCTGCTCTTAAAGATCAAAGTATGTCAGACAAAGGTTTCCGGCAGCGGGGGCCTGTAATTAGATCAGGATTCAGGACACAGACGCAGCGTTTGATGCAGCTTTGTTTAAACCGATTGAAGCAAACTGACAATGAAACTGATAAGGCAAGACAGATTTGTACTCAAACTCAGTTTTACTCAGTTATTATCGACAGTagagagaaaatctaaaaactagAATGCTCAAAGTGTGCCTCTCTTGTGACGTTTTGTATACCTTTGTGAAATGATCGGCCACATTACATcctaagatggaaaaaaaaaaaaaaaaaaaaaaaaacaggcagcgTAAATGTAACGGTTAAATTTCAGCAACATAGATGATTATTAAAGTTTGAAACTGTTGACGCGAAAAAATGATACATCTTAAAAACCTGTGATAAGTGCTAATTAAGTTAAtttcacagcaaataaaaatattagcagCTGCTCATGTTAATGCTCAGCAGATATTGCC from Gambusia affinis linkage group LG18, SWU_Gaff_1.0, whole genome shotgun sequence carries:
- the LOC122819828 gene encoding thioredoxin-like, with translation MIPFVENLADFDRILSLQDNKLVVVEFTARYYPNCQTIEPLYEALAEDPENKDMIFLKVDVNNGDEVAEKCRIKALPTFQFYIDEKKVDEFSGANGLRLRDKIERVREIYCSPFQI